In Pseudoalteromonas xiamenensis, the following are encoded in one genomic region:
- the seqA gene encoding replication initiation negative regulator SeqA, which produces MKNIEIDDELYQYIASNTQSIGESASQILRRLLNLDPAKATVKKLEPDTVGLEKETKVVEEVKEKPVVTSVSKPAASVFNVLNKEELAMQKGVVGRFLFILSAFYRTHKGAFKSVLDIKGRDRIYFAMSKEELLESGSSMNPKQIEGSEFWVMTNSNTTRKKMMLHEVALSLGYSEDQAEKIRDYL; this is translated from the coding sequence ATGAAAAACATAGAAATAGATGACGAGTTATATCAATACATTGCAAGCAATACCCAAAGTATTGGAGAAAGTGCTTCTCAGATCCTTCGTCGTTTATTAAATCTAGACCCAGCTAAAGCAACTGTTAAAAAACTAGAACCAGATACAGTAGGGTTAGAAAAAGAAACTAAGGTCGTTGAAGAAGTAAAAGAAAAGCCGGTTGTCACATCTGTGTCAAAGCCTGCAGCTAGTGTATTCAATGTGCTAAATAAAGAAGAACTTGCGATGCAAAAAGGCGTAGTAGGTCGTTTCTTATTTATTTTGTCTGCTTTTTATCGTACGCACAAAGGTGCATTCAAATCCGTGCTTGATATTAAAGGTAGAGATCGCATTTACTTCGCCATGAGCAAAGAAGAACTTCTTGAAAGCGGTAGCAGTATGAATCCAAAACAAATTGAAGGCAGTGAATTTTGGGTCATGACCAATTCAAACACAACCAGAAAGAAAATGATGTTGCATGAGGTTGCGTTATCTTTAGGCTATTCTGAAGATCAAGCTGAAAAGATCCGCGATTACCTGTAA